The window TTCCTATCCTTCCTTCTGAGTACAGCCCAGGTGCTAGAGATAGTAAACCTTCCCGTACTGTGGGCCATCCACAGAACAACATCTTGCTTATTAGGGTCCAGTTGTATGTCTGTCAACAGCTGCTGCAATAACTGCCTCTCTCTGTCCCTGAAGACTCTTTGATCCCAGTCTGTGCAATTCAAAGCTTCAGCCACAGTAGCATGTTGAGAAATTCCACATCTATTCCCGGTCTCTCCCATTAGTATggtattttagaattattacGTATTACTCTCGCAACATCCATTGTGAAAAACATTACTCTCGCGCTTCTAACATTTAAGGTTATTTTCTCTCACAATAAGTACATTGAAATACATTGTACTTACATTAAACAAATTTGGTGCATATCTTTTGGTTGAATCCTAGAATTGGATAGGACAAGTTACTTCTTCCATTTAGGTTGTCTATTAGTTAAGAAGTCCAGAATATTTAAGAGCTTGACAATGTGATTTTCATGTATTTTTAATGAGTAAACACCTATGcaaaattaatgattataCATTTGCTTATTATTTTAACCATTTAAGTTTTATATTAAGATGAAGGATtcacaattattaatttatcataTACCTCTTCAAAATTGGCACATTGATATTGCTCTAATcgataatttattttccatgtgcatcttttttcttctttttggatGTTAATGCACTTACTATGtatgtttttcattttattacaAAGAACTTCATTGATCTTGAACTCAtgaaaatctttttatttcGCCATTAGTTTTGAACTTTTGTCCATTTTCCCAAATTcggcatgaatttttttttcgatgaacATCCTAACACCCGGAAACTCAACGACCCTAACTAATCGAATATGAGCCGGGGTCGGTCCACGAAGGGTTTAAAGCTCTTACAAtaatggattttctccattcacgaGACTTAAACCCGAGATCTTACTTAAGGGGAACATACATGGAACTGCTTCAACTAACTCATACTGGTAATCTAGCATTTTTTCGGTCatggcatttttttttgtaagaaaATACATGGACTATCCTTtctttccaaatctatcatttGCCAAATTTTCCATTATCTTTGCTGATGTGGTAAACGATTTTGTAATATAGCAccaaaataattcaaaaaataatataaaatttagacaaatttataaaaaaacaatatttagaaaaaaaacaaagaaaaattaaaaatggaaaatttagaaaagtttaatagaaataaaacaaaaggtaaaaatagaataaaaataaataaataaataaataaatacataaattttaaggaaaaataaataaataaaaaactagaattaaaaattaaggaaattcataataaaaaattaaaaattttaaaaagaaaaattaagaaaataaacaaaagaaaattagataattaaaagaaatttaaaaaacgaaaagaggaaaaaagatgctcatgttttttttgtgataaaaataaagttcatGTTAGGATTGGGAAAACAACAGAGTTCAAGATTAATGCTATAATCAACCCTATTTTCTTGCCTTTCGGTATTATCTATTAGACCACCTCCAACAATAGTCCCTTCATGAGTATTTAAAGTAGGCCCAATTATTGTCACATAAGCACCACATAGATAAGAGACATCCCATGAAAAAGAGAGCCTCGAAACTCTAATAGTTAGTCTCTGATTAGATCTTTGTTGGAATCTGAATTATAATACAGATTACGAGTACCTTGTTGAAATCAGTAacattttctttcatttttttatgttcaaacacaataaatgaaataaataattaaaattaatcgGATCGCATCCATCCATTTATAGAAGTAAATGATTATGTAATTGTCCTTAGGGTTATATAGTAAAAGCAAATAAGCAACTAAATTCGTAAAAAAAGAGGATAATGCAGCTCTCCTTAGTAGATAAAGTACATAAGCACTTTTTCGGATTCTGTAGTTATTATATCACACATAAAtgattatgtaaatataaaataactttaaaaaaaaaagagagagtctAGATTACCGATTCCGTGGATATCATGCATGTTGGAACTAGAACCAGAACTCATTTTCACATGTTTCTTAAATTACTGCTCAGACGttatcttattttttaatggagTTATCTGAATCCTATCCTGATGAATAGCTTCCAACCAGTTCCGGACATACATGGTATTCAGGCACACTTTTATCTGAAATTTGACACGTAACATGTACATATCTAATTTAACAGAAGTGACGCTGAACTCGAATTTCTGCAACTAAATGAACTTTCTCAATATTAACTTCGACAAAATCTTCCATTCTAATTGCTTATGCTTGGTCCAGTGTCTCGTTTCGACCATCAAATTTGACCCGATCAAGGTTTCGCTTTCGTCTTCCCGAATCCGAATTCGACCTCCCCCATCGAACCGTCCTTATCATTACTCGGCTCCACCTCCCGGccacaaaacaaaataagggACAAGCTCTCTCCCCATTCCTCGATCCATTCTTATCGTCCTGCATAAGCTGATAGACAGAGCTGCTCCAGGTCAACGCTAATGGAGTGGGGAGTCCGTTCCCTGCTCAACCCCCTCCTGCTGCTGCTCCTCCTCCCCTCCTCGGCCTTTCTCCTCCCCAAGGAGTCCCTCCCCACTAAATCCGGCTACCTTCCGGTGAACCTCTCCACAGGCTCCGCCGTCTTCTACGCCTTCTATGAGGCCCAGCAGCCCGCCTCACCGCCCTCTCAGACCCCGCTCCTCATCTGGCTCCAGGGCGGCCCCGGCTGCTCCTCCATGATCGGCAACTTCTATGAGCTTGGGCCCTGGAGGGTCAGCGCCGGCTCCTCTGCTAAGCAAAATGTCGAACACCTCTCCCTCGAGCGCAACCCGGGCTCGTGGAACCGGCTCTTCGGCCTGCTCTTCCTCGACAACCCGATCGGGGTCGGGTTCAGCTTCGCTGCCACCGCTGAAGAGATCCCCCGAGACCAGCGCTCAGTAGCGGAGCACCTCTTCACGGCGATAGCCGGATTCCTCGCGCTCGACCCCGAATTCAAATCCCGCCCAATTTACGTTACAGGTGAGAGCTATGCGGGCAAGTACGTGCCCGCCATTGGATACTACATCCTGAAGAAGAACTTGGAGCTGCCCGTTTCGCGGAAGGTCAATTTGGGCGGCGTCGCAATCGGAAACGGGCTGACAGACCCGGTGACTCAGGTCGCCACCCACGCCCTGAATGCTTACTACTCCGGCCTGATCAACGACAAGCAGAAGGACGAGCTCGAGAAGGCGCAATCGGAGGCGGTGAGTCTGACCCGAATGGGCAATTGGAGCGAAGCGACCGATGCCAGGAGCCACGTCCTGAGAATGCTGCAGAACATGACGGGGCTCGCTACGCTATACGACTTCACGAGGAAGGTGCCCTACAGGACAGAATGGGTGACGAGGCTCCTGCAGTCGAACGAAGTGAAGGCGGCTCTCGGGGCTAGGGAATCGATTAAATTCGAGGAGTGCAGCGACAAGGTGGGGTCCGCGCTGCATGCGGACGTGATGAAGAGCGTGAAGCCGATGGTCGAGTACATGGTGGGGAGCGGGCTGCGGGTGCTGCTGTACCAGGGGCACTCGGACCTGAGGGACGGGGTGGTGTCGACGGAGGCGTGGGTGAGGACAATGAAGTGGGATGGGATCGAGAGGTTCATGTCGGCAGACCGGAAGGTGTGGACGGTAAAGGGGGAGCTGGCCGGGTTCGTGCAGAAATGGGGCAGCCTGAGCCACGCCGTGGTGCTGGGGGCGGGCCATCTGGTCCCCACCGATCAGCCTGTCAACTCTCAGGCCATGATTGAGGACTGGGTGTTGGAGAAGGGGCTGTTTGGGGAGGCACAAGGGGAGAGTATTGGAACAAAGGATCCCGTTGAGATTTGATTTGTTCGGTTTTGATCCTATTTGGAAGTAGCTCTCTTGTATGAATTCTCactatatgtgtgtgtgtgtgtggaaaacaaaaagaagaataagtTCCACATCTTCTTCCTCGGCTAATCGATTGGTGTAGTGCAATCATCATCGTCGACACGGTCACACGGATCTAAAAGGTTCGAGTTTAACTCTTATCAATGACtccggaaaagaaaaaaaaaatccacatctATTTCTTCTTAATGTTATGCAGTGATTTTAGTGATTCCTTATTGATTACTGACTAATAAATAGCTCAATGGACCACATCCagattattattgaaaaagaaaacgagGAAAAGCTACTTCTACCATTATTGGTAGTTTAAACTACAAACTGTTTAGAGATGTTTCTTGTATCATCTTCCAATTTCTTGCACATAACACTCTTGTCTTACTATCACGAtctttttagtaatttttttgcTCATTGTATCATTacgaaataaataataatatttggtTTGTTTGGTAGTAGAGTAGGATTTTACTCTATTCCGCTCCACCCATATAGAGCAAAATAGGTAATAGTATATGattgaatttattattgaaaaattgatagtaataataattaagaaaaagtaaatttaagaatttattattaaatagaagaaaaatactaaaaaagtatgtatatatagatataaaagtaaacgaaataatttattattaaaaaattagttgtaATAGTTATGAAAAAGTATGgagaagaatttattattcaatcaaagataaaataaaaaaagtattaattatgttgttgaattgaagaaaaaattgagTGAAGTAGAGTGGAGTGGAGTACAATATACATCCCAAAACCAAACGCCACCTTagaattttcatattatatcGGGGGAGAATTACATAAATGGTCATATAagtttgtctttttttttatatcgtgtcatataaatttcattttagCTTTTCCAGTGCTAAATATTTGCTCCCTTATATATTTATGGTCTAAATCGTGATTGACCGTTAATTGGTGCTGATGTGGATGTAAATGACGACTAATCTTTTCCACTAGTATTTTAAATACTTatgtgaaaattaaaagaattacaAAGATGATTCTAAaactttttcactttttgaACTTGAGTCCTATAAGttcattttagaaaaaaataattctaaatcAATTCAAAAAGTGATAATTTTGGTCAATTCCGTAATCGGCTGTTAATGGATGATGATGTGGACCTAACGACGTGAAAAAGGTTACGGCTAGTTGTTAATATGGTATACATTGACCAATCATCACATGCCActttagaaaaattttaaagattttaaaaaataaaaactagaaaataaaattttaaaaattgactgaGATTAACCAAAATTCAACAAAAGgtagaaaaattcaaaaaaataatattttttaaaaaacttaaaaataataaaaaaatgaaaaaaaattaaaagtcttagaaaaaatagaagaaaaattctgaaaaattacgtgaattaattaaatttatagaaTAGGGTGAGGTCATCGAAGGCTCTGGCTGGAGGACCCCCTTTCTAATCCTTCCCTCCTCCCCATCTCTTTCTTTCAAAGAGAACATGAGAAAAGGACCGGACAGGGGGCTAGGCTCCCCTGGCTCCCAACGAAATTGTCGGGGCTTCAAAAGCCTCCGATGACCTCATCAAGAAAGAGGACTAGATGAAGAGGTCCCCTGATCTGGCCCTTCCCTTttctgttttccttttttaaactttttgcaatttttttgaactttttatttttatttttctgaattttcttattttttaaaaaattcgatAGAATGTTTTGTAAATTtagttaatttatttaattttaaatatttttttgaacttaatacaattctttatatttttataaaacttttacaatttttttgaaattttcaaagaattttatcttatttttagttaattttacttaattttttttaatctttaatATGGTTGGCCTACGTGTACCATATTAGTGGCTAACCGTAATCATTTTCACGTCATTGAGTCCACATCATTGTCCGTCGACAGCCGATATGAAATGGACTAAAACTGCCACTTTTTAAAATGATTTAGTACTGCTTCTTACAAAGTTAAACTTATAGGACTCAAGttccaaaaaatgaaaaacttttAGGACTATCATTGTTATTCCTTTAATTTTCACACAAGCGTTTTAAATATGAGTGGAAAAGATCTAATGCCGTCTACAACCATGTCAATACCGGTTAATGGTCAATCATGATTTCGACCATAAGTGTCTAACGGAGCAAATTTTTAGGattgaaaaaatcaaaataaaacttataaGACTCGATATTAAAAGAAGTTAAACTTATAGGACTATTTCTATAATTCTTCCTTTTATCGGGTAAAGAAACTGTTTGGCCTGTAGGCCACCTTGTAAATTCAAGTTTCTATTTGGGCAACTTTCCTCACCAATGATACGATCATTTGGCATATGTAGTCCTCATGATGTTGCCGATTTTTACTCTCATAAAACGCcatcaaaattcaaaagatTAGAAGACTTTTGTATTATTTGCACCAttgcgcatatatatatatacatattattcGGGATTCGACACGCTTAAGTGTGCAATCTATTTATTTTGGTGTGTTATCTGAAAGCTCAACATATTTGACTAATCCGATTAGAGTTAGGACAGCTCATTAAAGAATAAAACTCttataatcaataatttttttattcataaggTTCAAACTCAAAATCTTGCCTAATAGGGGTGTCCATTCGAGTAAAACCGAACGACTTGTTTGTTGGGGTCCATGTTCCAGGTATAGCCGAACCGAGTAGAGAATGGTTCGGTTCGGGTACTTGCCGTCACAGTGGTCGAGCTCAGCTGTGGACTGCAGACTGGACTGAGTACGGTGAAACACTAAATCGATTTTGgggttttttttaaaaaattttttaatcatcaTTCAAGAGTTTGGCACTTTTGGGTCTTTATGATATGAGCGGGAATTCCTTTATTTGCATGAATTACCATGTTGTTCCGAcattcgtttttttttttttaatcttgctaaccccttttttttttcccaaaaggTTGTCTCCctcgtttttttttccccttattgTTCTATCGAGTTCCTTGTTCAGTCATTTATCGGTCTTCGTGATTAATACTGCCCGCTAGTCCGCGGGTCGGAACAACCAGTTGATATAATTAAGGATTATTCTGAATCTCTTAAGAGCGAAGCACGAGGGTCTATGTTATTGTCAGTTGTTTGCAcattagtatatataatatattcacTCATTTGGAATTTCAACTTTGGGACCTGACTTGTTGGCTGTGTTTGTTAAATATCTCTACAACATGTCAGTCCCTTGAGTGATGATAATAAGTAACATGCAGTCATACAATGggaatgaatatatatgagaGGCGGATTCAGATCGCAAAAGGTTTATATTTGATGAGTTCTTCAACCTGCAGGTACGGTTGATCACCAAAATTGTCAGTTGTAGAGTCTCATTTCTCCACATTTTGGATACAAAatttctttggacttcgcacTCATCGGACAAAATTTCTAGATTCGTTATATGGATTAATATTGTCTGATGGATCAAATACTGCTTGATACACATCAAATTGCCTACTTTGTAGCATAGCATAGAGATGTTGCATGTATTACAGAGAACCCTCCATTGCATGTATTATGGGATGACGGTGGCTGACCCATAATGCTTGATTCAGTGGGCCTTGACTTAATTCATTAGTGTATTGGTGGGGCTGCGGTGATCAAATTGAGCTAAAGTCTCAGCGAGCTATGGCGAAAGGAACATTCCGTGGCGATTAGGTTCCCTTAGTTGGGGCAGCCACAGTGGGCTAATAACCCGACCTAtccttttatttatcaaaaaaaaaaaactagattTGCTCTTTTCGATGTTGAGCAATCGGAGCAACTCTCTCATATGCTGCATCTCGCGCTTGAATCGATATCAAAACGATTTCCAAATTACAGCCATGGCCTATTGCATGCTGAAATGAAGAGTGATCAGAAGGGGGGAAGCACAGGTGATTCCAGTTTGGCGAGACTCAAATCCTTATTGCATCAATAAGGTTTGGGATCGCCCAGCTGCACCAGCTAAGGAGACGGGTTGGGAGTGGGATCCGGAAGTCCAAATATTGACGAGAAATATTTGAGATTATCTTTTCTTTAATAAGTATTTGAGATTAATTTTATGTCACTGTAATATGTAAATAAGCATAAAATAGATAACATTACGAGAAGTGAGTATCGCTTATATGTGCACATATCAcaatttctttattaattttagaattttaatattttttacttcattatatttttacgaagtacattttttttttttagaattttcatatCATATAGGGTAAAGCAATTTTTTTCACACGTAGACCACCTTGCAAAATGGAGTTTCTATATGAGCAACTTCCCCGTTGTATATCTCACCAATGATTGATATATGGACGACTCCTGTTGCCGGTTTGAATTCGTTTGGGCATTAAACTGCAATTCTGGTGATGGTAGTAGCTCGAGCTCTGTATAAGAACTTCAGATTGAGCTGATAAATTTGGCAAAGttggaaaaaaattgtttggatttttttttttgaatgaatCACCTCAACGGTGATTTCTATGAGTTGAGGTTCTTGACTAATTTAGTATGTGTGCAACTTCTCAttataatgttttttttttgtaggaaATTGTCAATTTTCCATCAATTCATAAGATTGCCTAAATTacctatttaattttttcttattttctggctattttatttagtttattaatttaaattttagtttattttttttctgattatttatttaaattttatttattttggcattttttggaaaattttctttttctttaaggcttatgaaattttttcaaaatatcctgaatttttttatcttattcatttttattttcttctgaattttaaataattttatagattttcctttttcttctgaATTAGTGTATTTTTCTCTAGTTCTTTAATTTGTCAAAATATtcagaattttcttttatttttactaacattttcagaattatttttgcttaattctgtaatttttatgaattttctttgatttttgtaatttttcctaAATTCGTATGAGGTGAGGGCACAAGGAGTGGTGCATTAATATCCGTTAAGTCTATGTCGACAAATGCACGCAAAGCGTTTAAGGAGCTGAACAACTAGTCATTTCGAGACAAAACGAAACCAGAGATTTcttttgttacaaaaaaagaaaaggccaaAATAAAACGTAGGTTTTTCGTTAAATTTACCCAAATttgtttttaatatatttttatataatttggaacttttaaaattttaattaattattttgaatatcaattcaaaagaaaaatgagcacaacaacaaaatgaaaaattccTAACTCCGGGTACGGGGGAGCGAACTGAACTGACGGGAGAACAGAGCAGTCTCCGGCTGATCTCTTGCTTTCGCCACGGTGCCACAACCGCAAGGCCAGGAGGCGGACGGACGCCATTTCGACGTCGGTGAAACGAAGCCCTCGCCGTAGTCCGTACAGCTCAGCTCATACACAGTACGcttctccctcttcttcttcgaccTGCACTGTTCAGGCTGCTCTCTTCGCTTCTTCCCCTTCTCCCTTCTCCTATGCTAGAAACCTTGTGTTTCTACCTTTAATTACGCCTCCGCTCCCCATCATCGATGAAATCTCAGCAGAAGCTGCTGCTCATGAGCTTGAACTCCGGTCTCTCGGGGGAGATTCTGTCCGACCACTTTGCCTTCCGGCGCCTATTTAGCTGTCTCTACATTCCTGGACGGACTTTGAGCTCCCGGGTCACCGTGCGGTGCGCTGCCGGAGCCGCTGATTTCTTCGATAAGGAATGGACTGAGCCGCAGTCCGACGCGAGTCTCAAGGTCGAGTTCGATGCTTCCGCTGCGTGTAAGAAGTTCCCCTCGATCATCATTGGCAGTTCGAGGAGAGTGGAGCTGTATGATGGTGGCTCTGGTTCGGTTCAGGGTCGTGAGGAAGTTTTGTCGGATTCAATGGGAGAAAGTTGGGCTCTCCCCGCGAGATTTTGCGAGCAGTGGTCTTCATTGCCTCTTCACCTTCAAGAGGTTAACTCTTCGTCAGAAGTACTAGAAATTGATGGAAAAGTAGACACTTTGCTGTCGGATAATTCCGTCAAAACGGAGATTGAGAGACTCGCTGATGACCCAGCCGAAGTAGAAGAACAATTGACAAAAGCTACTGCGAGTCCGAGTTCAACTTCAGATGTGACAACTGTTGAAGTATTGCTCGATCAGCCCATCGGTTCACTCCGCGGATTAAGCAAGAGGCAGAGCAGTCAATTGGAAAAGCTCGGGTTTCACACGGTGTGTTTCAAGAACATTATGGATAGAATCGATTTTCCTTTGAATTCTTTTGTGCACATGGCTCTAGAGCAATTAAAGTTACCGGGGTTGTTCTGGTTCATTTGCAGCTGCGGAAGCTGCTGCACCATTTTCCCCGAACTTATGCAGATCTGCAGAACGCGCAAAATGGGATTAatgatggggagtacttgatTTCAGTTGGCAAAATTATCTCTTCCAAGTAATGTTCCATCCTCATTTGACTGCATTAACTTgaatatatgatataaatgATACTGAAGTATGCATTGTTTGCTAGCAATAACTATCAGAGTGGGATAAGCTTATTAATATCTACGTACCTACCAAGAGCACCGGATATCCATGTTATCATCAATTCTTCGATTTACTCAAATTGCAggattttgtcatttttatttGTGGTTACTTGATTGAGtgaaattcaatattttaaaCTCAAAGATTAGGACTCAGCGCATAGCATTAGATTAGTGAAATGCCGATTCCTGATGGGCTTCCGATCCAGTGTGGAAAGAAGCTccctaattttaatattaaactTGTTGATTTCCTAATGTtgaatgtaatttttttttaaaagagacgaagggaaaaaaatgctCAATTGCACATGTTTTATTGCTTATTGGTACTTGCTAAATActatttgtttgttatttaTGATAACTTGCAATTTTTATGCACCTATATGCCAAGTACACCTTTTCAAGCTAAAGAGTAAATGGATCATAAAGGGTTAAATATTTTCATGCTGCTAATCTTTTGCAGTTATGCTTTGAGTTTGTTTTGTTGCAGTATTTACTTGTAAGAAGCTGCACATTTTGTTCATGCAATTGCTATTTGATCATTTGATGGATTACTATATTTGTCCAATCAAGTTCAGCATAGACGTAATTGGCAGCATCATAGATCagatatatattgaataaatTGGCCACTCCTACACAGAGGAATCAGGGCAGGATACTCTTTCGGATTTCTGGAGGTAATTGTGGGTTGTGAGATAGGGGACACAAGCTCATCTTCCAATAATTTTGGTGCTTATGATGatagaaaagagaagaagatgatctATTTGCATCTAAAGAAATTTTTCCGCGGAACACGTTTTACTAGCCAGCCTTTTCTCAGAAGTCTCCAAGAGAAGCATAAAATTGGGGATACTGTATGTGTGAGTGGTAAGGTTAGTATTTGGACTTTTGGTCTGCAATGTATATAAATTGGTCCTCTTGAACGATAATTACATTGGTATTAAATCCGATAAATTGTTACATTCCATTTGGAAATtggtaaaattttatttttgtacaGGTGAAGACTATGAGTGCTGGAGATCATTATGAAATGAGAGAATATCATATAGATGTGCTTGAAGATGATCAAGTCTCATCTGTTTGCACTGAAGAGAGGCCCTACCCAATATATCCTTCAAAAGGAGGTTTACCTCCAACTACTATCAGCGCTGCAATAACAAGGTTTGTGTGAAAGGCAGAGAATCCATTATTGCAGTAAATCTGGCTATATATGTTACTGCTGTGTTTATAATTCACTTTTTGATTTTCCAAACCATGAAAAATTGTCAATCGATCTGCTCATATCTCTTGAGTGATACCAGGAAAAGGTAGAGTAGATGTTGCTGATGATAAGTAGAATCAGTAACAACAATGAACAGTGAAAATGGTTATATACTCTGACCAGTAGGCAACCTTTTGGAGAAGCCTCGATGGCTATCCTTCTTTTTAATGCTCTTTCTCTTCTATTGTATCTATATCATTATTATGCTGTGCATTTATGTGCACATGAATTGGGCGTGCTTTTGGTGAATTCTCCTTTTCACTGAGTTTCTATGATCCACTGATGTGTCTGTTCATTGTCCAGTGCATTACAAGCCTTGACTGTCAATGTGGATCCCATCCCTCAAGATATCCTTCAGGAGTTTGGCCTTTTAGGTCTTTATGATGTGAGTATGACTTCCTTATTTGCATGAATACCTTTTGGTTCATGTCAAAGTCCTCTCTGCCTATCTATCTGAATACTTGGAAAAGATTTCTGTCATATTCTTCATCCTTTTCCTTACCTTTTGTTTTCCAGTGTAACTCAAAAAAGTATATTTGGGATGAAGCTATAGGTCATAGCATGTTGTTCTGATTGTCGTTTTGTATCTTGCTATGAATGTTGACTCTGATGTTAGTCATAAGGTTGTCATCTTGGCCGTTCTTTCATAAACTATGCATTGGAATGGTTATTCCCCTCCCCCCAATTGCAGTGTCttttaatagttttttttccttattgtTCCATTGAGTTTCTTGTTCATTTATTTAGTGCTCTTCATGATCAATACTGCCCTGGTCCATGAGTCAGAACAACCAGTTATAAATAAGAATTGTTGTGAGTCTCTCAGAAAGAAGTATGTGGGTTTATGCTATTCTCTGTTGTTTGCACGATTCTCCATTGTTATCCTGTAATGATGGGAGAGTAAATATCGATATATTTGGAATTTCAAAACTGTGATGCGACTTGTTGGCTGTGTTTGTGAAATATCTCTACATGTCTGTCCCTTAAGTGATGGTAATAAGTACGATGCAGGCATACATGGGGATTCACAAGCCAAGGAATATATATGATGCCGATTCTGCTCGCAAAAGGTTTATATTTGATGAGTTCTTCTATCTGCAGGTATTGTTC of the Punica granatum isolate Tunisia-2019 chromosome 6, ASM765513v2, whole genome shotgun sequence genome contains:
- the LOC116211646 gene encoding serine carboxypeptidase-like 50, with the protein product MEWGVRSLLNPLLLLLLLPSSAFLLPKESLPTKSGYLPVNLSTGSAVFYAFYEAQQPASPPSQTPLLIWLQGGPGCSSMIGNFYELGPWRVSAGSSAKQNVEHLSLERNPGSWNRLFGLLFLDNPIGVGFSFAATAEEIPRDQRSVAEHLFTAIAGFLALDPEFKSRPIYVTGESYAGKYVPAIGYYILKKNLELPVSRKVNLGGVAIGNGLTDPVTQVATHALNAYYSGLINDKQKDELEKAQSEAVSLTRMGNWSEATDARSHVLRMLQNMTGLATLYDFTRKVPYRTEWVTRLLQSNEVKAALGARESIKFEECSDKVGSALHADVMKSVKPMVEYMVGSGLRVLLYQGHSDLRDGVVSTEAWVRTMKWDGIERFMSADRKVWTVKGELAGFVQKWGSLSHAVVLGAGHLVPTDQPVNSQAMIEDWVLEKGLFGEAQGESIGTKDPVEI